The following coding sequences are from one Leguminivora glycinivorella isolate SPB_JAAS2020 chromosome 7, LegGlyc_1.1, whole genome shotgun sequence window:
- the LOC125228334 gene encoding uncharacterized protein LOC125228334 isoform X3, protein MSPCLKPVLILAMIFTAAAFTILGFFIFSPIHRVASETPCPDGRFCPPHWLCCEVGCCAPATAPPRRDQEVKEVYRYPWYAQWPVLFLLGTLGGILICCVWCLVFKRSSHRVYMCSLSCCARRPASDHDSAGSVYPPPRYSRCGSFHQAPPPYSEVTSKPDLFPLVITCEEGDGKSGGNYLMVHYFRNYVIRAPGSLSATSTAESLNSSFICNAANEANSVVPPPYSTDFESFTGCGLLRSLSSLTEREPRAPPRSRTVPEPAPRETSFRENLVTSPVQPMDPSFDLELELIDCEMYCDGACKPRLGASPPAHRSPARDDNYEHEAYGLRHLFTCPSTELAGACESPPQPTSPTQSRESTLRRPSDERRHRRIDSLKKTPKARKSSLYMPLSVAYPVRTSRVSPGSKVSSRSAPATPCGALVPNLLHFSQRVSATRHGSRSSRCDEENDPLLDAETETRADHKF, encoded by the exons CGGGTAGCATCAGAGACGCCCTGTCCTGACGGCCGGTTCTGCCCACCTCACTGGCTGTGCTGCGAAGTTGGGTGCTGCGCCCCGGCCACAGCGCCTCCGAGGCGGGATCAGGAGGTTAAGGAAGTCTACCGGTACCCGTGGTATGCTCAATG GCCAGTTCTCTTCCTCCTCGGCACACTCGGCGGTATCCTGATCTGCTGCGTCTGGTGCCTGGTCTTCAAGCGGAGTTCACACCGCGTATACATGTGTTCTCTGTCGTGCTGCGCGCGCCGGCCCGCCTCGGACCATGATTCGGCGGGATCGGTGTATCCTCCGCCGAGATATAGCCGCTGTGGGTCGTTTCATCAGGCGCCTCCGCCGTATTCAGAG GTGACAAGCAAACCGGACTTATTTCCACTGGTCATCACGTGCGAAGAAGGAGACGGAAAATCAGGAGGGAATTACCTGATGGTGCACTACTTTAGGAACTACGTCATTCGGGCGCCGG GCTCTTTATCAGCGACGAGTACTGCAGAATCTCTCAACTCCAGTTTCATATGCAACGCGGCAAATGAA GCAAATTCGGTCGTCCCGCCTCCGTATTCCACGGACTTTGAATCGTTCACCGGCTGCGGCCTGCTACGCTCGCTGTCCTCGCTAACTGAGAGGGAACCCAGGGCTCCTCCCAGGTCCCGAACTGTTCCTGAACCTGCACCCAGAGAAACATCCTTCAGAGAGAATCTGGTTACATCACCTGTTCAACCCATG GATCCCTCCTTTGACCTAGAACTAGAGCTGATAGACTGCGAGATGTACTGCGACGGCGCCTGCAAGCCGCGCCTCGGCGCCTCGCCGCCCGCGCACCGCTCCCCCGCGCGCGACGACAACTACGAGCACGAGGCCTACGGCCTGCGCCACCTCTTCACCTGCCCCTCCACGGAGCTAGCGGGCGCCTGCGAGTCCCCCCCACAACCCACCAGCCCTACGCAATCCAGAGAGTCCACCCTAAGGAGACCCAGCGACGAAAGAAGGCACCGGAGGATAGACAGCTTGAAAAAGACTCCGAAGGCCAGGAAGTCGAGCTTATACATGCCTTTGTCAGTGGCTTACCCTGTGAGGACTTCGAGAGTGTCGCCCGGGTCTAAAGTTTCGTCCCGGTCCGCGCCCGCGACCCCGTGTGGTGCTCTAGTGCCGAATTTGCTTCACTTCAGCCAAAGAGTGTCGGCGACGAGACACGGCTCGCGCTCGTCGCGGTGTGATGAAGAGAACGATCCACTCTTGGACGCAGAGACTGAGACGCGCGCCGATCACAAGTTttaa
- the LOC125228268 gene encoding LOW QUALITY PROTEIN: YEATS domain-containing protein 4-like (The sequence of the model RefSeq protein was modified relative to this genomic sequence to represent the inferred CDS: inserted 1 base in 1 codon), whose product MSLPTDFGPDSGGRIKGLTIVKPIVYGNIARYFGKKREEDGHTHQWTVYVKPYANEDMSNYIKKVNFKLHESYANPNRIVTKPPYELTETGWGEFEIVIKLHFHDPNERPVTLYHILKLFQSPASEGAPPTVGRALVSESYEEIVFQEPTQLMQHLLTTVKPVTNGPWTHDTNFEEKKXKTLEKIIAAQAKVRNEIAELKEKLQLAKETGAKFKEEIAKLQNSSSLLSVI is encoded by the exons ATGAGTTTACCCACAGACTTCGGGCCGGATTCAGGTGGACGAATAAAG GGTCTTACAATCGTCAAACCAATAGTCTACGGCAACATAGCAAGGTATTTCGGCAAAAAGCGAGAAGAAGACGGGCACACGCATCAATGGACGGTGTACGTGAAGCCTTACGCGAACGAGGACATGTCGAATTACATCAAGAAAGTGAACTTTAAATTGCATGAGAGCTACGCGAATCCGAACAGGATTGTGACGAAGCCGCCATATGAGCTCACGGAGACGGGGTGGGGAGAGTTCGAGATCGTTATCAAGCTGCATTTCCATGATCCTAATGAAAGACCT GTAACACTCTACCACATCCTCAAGCTCTTCCAGTCGCCAGCCTCCGAGGGAGCTCCTCCGACGGTCGGCCGAGCGCTAGTTAGCGAGTCCTATGAAGAGATTGTGTTTCAAGAGCCAACGCAGCTGATGCAGCACTTGCTTACCACGGTCAAACCGGTTACCAACGGCCCATGGACTCATGACACTAACT ttgaagaaaaga gaaaaacactAGAAAAGATCATAGCAGCGCAAGCCAAGGTGCGAAATGAGATCGCCGAGCTGAAGGAAAAGTTGCAGCTAGCCAAGGAAACCGGGGCCAAGTTTAAGGAGGAAATCGCTAAGCTGCAGAACAGCTCGTCGTTGCTCTCTGTTATATAG
- the LOC125228334 gene encoding uncharacterized protein LOC125228334 isoform X4 codes for MSSFLTAFQISKEGVIKSSRVASETPCPDGRFCPPHWLCCEVGCCAPATAPPRRDQEVKEVYRYPWYAQWPVLFLLGTLGGILICCVWCLVFKRSSHRVYMCSLSCCARRPASDHDSAGSVYPPPRYSRCGSFHQAPPPYSEVTSKPDLFPLVITCEEGDGKSGGNYLMVHYFRNYVIRAPGSLSATSTAESLNSSFICNAANEANSVVPPPYSTDFESFTGCGLLRSLSSLTEREPRAPPRSRTVPEPAPRETSFRENLVTSPVQPMQDPSFDLELELIDCEMYCDGACKPRLGASPPAHRSPARDDNYEHEAYGLRHLFTCPSTELAGACESPPQPTSPTQSRESTLRRPSDERRHRRIDSLKKTPKARKSSLYMPLSVAYPVRTSRVSPGSKVSSRSAPATPCGALVPNLLHFSQRVSATRHGSRSSRCDEENDPLLDAETETRADHKF; via the exons ATGTCgagttttttaaccgccttccaaatctcaaaggaaggggttatcaagtcgtct CGGGTAGCATCAGAGACGCCCTGTCCTGACGGCCGGTTCTGCCCACCTCACTGGCTGTGCTGCGAAGTTGGGTGCTGCGCCCCGGCCACAGCGCCTCCGAGGCGGGATCAGGAGGTTAAGGAAGTCTACCGGTACCCGTGGTATGCTCAATG GCCAGTTCTCTTCCTCCTCGGCACACTCGGCGGTATCCTGATCTGCTGCGTCTGGTGCCTGGTCTTCAAGCGGAGTTCACACCGCGTATACATGTGTTCTCTGTCGTGCTGCGCGCGCCGGCCCGCCTCGGACCATGATTCGGCGGGATCGGTGTATCCTCCGCCGAGATATAGCCGCTGTGGGTCGTTTCATCAGGCGCCTCCGCCGTATTCAGAG GTGACAAGCAAACCGGACTTATTTCCACTGGTCATCACGTGCGAAGAAGGAGACGGAAAATCAGGAGGGAATTACCTGATGGTGCACTACTTTAGGAACTACGTCATTCGGGCGCCGG GCTCTTTATCAGCGACGAGTACTGCAGAATCTCTCAACTCCAGTTTCATATGCAACGCGGCAAATGAA GCAAATTCGGTCGTCCCGCCTCCGTATTCCACGGACTTTGAATCGTTCACCGGCTGCGGCCTGCTACGCTCGCTGTCCTCGCTAACTGAGAGGGAACCCAGGGCTCCTCCCAGGTCCCGAACTGTTCCTGAACCTGCACCCAGAGAAACATCCTTCAGAGAGAATCTGGTTACATCACCTGTTCAACCCATG CAGGATCCCTCCTTTGACCTAGAACTAGAGCTGATAGACTGCGAGATGTACTGCGACGGCGCCTGCAAGCCGCGCCTCGGCGCCTCGCCGCCCGCGCACCGCTCCCCCGCGCGCGACGACAACTACGAGCACGAGGCCTACGGCCTGCGCCACCTCTTCACCTGCCCCTCCACGGAGCTAGCGGGCGCCTGCGAGTCCCCCCCACAACCCACCAGCCCTACGCAATCCAGAGAGTCCACCCTAAGGAGACCCAGCGACGAAAGAAGGCACCGGAGGATAGACAGCTTGAAAAAGACTCCGAAGGCCAGGAAGTCGAGCTTATACATGCCTTTGTCAGTGGCTTACCCTGTGAGGACTTCGAGAGTGTCGCCCGGGTCTAAAGTTTCGTCCCGGTCCGCGCCCGCGACCCCGTGTGGTGCTCTAGTGCCGAATTTGCTTCACTTCAGCCAAAGAGTGTCGGCGACGAGACACGGCTCGCGCTCGTCGCGGTGTGATGAAGAGAACGATCCACTCTTGGACGCAGAGACTGAGACGCGCGCCGATCACAAGTTttaa
- the LOC125228334 gene encoding uncharacterized protein LOC125228334 isoform X2 translates to MSPCLKPVLILAMIFTAAAFTILGFFIFSPIHRVASETPCPDGRFCPPHWLCCEVGCCAPATAPPRRDQEVKEVYRYPWYAQWPVLFLLGTLGGILICCVWCLVFKRSSHRVYMCSLSCCARRPASDHDSAGSVYPPPRYSRCGSFHQAPPPYSEVTSKPDLFPLVITCEEGDGKSGGNYLMVHYFRNYVIRAPGSLSATSTAESLNSSFICNAANEANSVVPPPYSTDFESFTGCGLLRSLSSLTEREPRAPPRSRTVPEPAPRETSFRENLVTSPVQPMQDPSFDLELELIDCEMYCDGACKPRLGASPPAHRSPARDDNYEHEAYGLRHLFTCPSTELAGACESPPQPTSPTQSRESTLRRPSDERRHRRIDSLKKTPKARKSSLYMPLSVAYPVRTSRVSPGSKVSSRSAPATPCGALVPNLLHFSQRVSATRHGSRSSRCDEENDPLLDAETETRADHKF, encoded by the exons CGGGTAGCATCAGAGACGCCCTGTCCTGACGGCCGGTTCTGCCCACCTCACTGGCTGTGCTGCGAAGTTGGGTGCTGCGCCCCGGCCACAGCGCCTCCGAGGCGGGATCAGGAGGTTAAGGAAGTCTACCGGTACCCGTGGTATGCTCAATG GCCAGTTCTCTTCCTCCTCGGCACACTCGGCGGTATCCTGATCTGCTGCGTCTGGTGCCTGGTCTTCAAGCGGAGTTCACACCGCGTATACATGTGTTCTCTGTCGTGCTGCGCGCGCCGGCCCGCCTCGGACCATGATTCGGCGGGATCGGTGTATCCTCCGCCGAGATATAGCCGCTGTGGGTCGTTTCATCAGGCGCCTCCGCCGTATTCAGAG GTGACAAGCAAACCGGACTTATTTCCACTGGTCATCACGTGCGAAGAAGGAGACGGAAAATCAGGAGGGAATTACCTGATGGTGCACTACTTTAGGAACTACGTCATTCGGGCGCCGG GCTCTTTATCAGCGACGAGTACTGCAGAATCTCTCAACTCCAGTTTCATATGCAACGCGGCAAATGAA GCAAATTCGGTCGTCCCGCCTCCGTATTCCACGGACTTTGAATCGTTCACCGGCTGCGGCCTGCTACGCTCGCTGTCCTCGCTAACTGAGAGGGAACCCAGGGCTCCTCCCAGGTCCCGAACTGTTCCTGAACCTGCACCCAGAGAAACATCCTTCAGAGAGAATCTGGTTACATCACCTGTTCAACCCATG CAGGATCCCTCCTTTGACCTAGAACTAGAGCTGATAGACTGCGAGATGTACTGCGACGGCGCCTGCAAGCCGCGCCTCGGCGCCTCGCCGCCCGCGCACCGCTCCCCCGCGCGCGACGACAACTACGAGCACGAGGCCTACGGCCTGCGCCACCTCTTCACCTGCCCCTCCACGGAGCTAGCGGGCGCCTGCGAGTCCCCCCCACAACCCACCAGCCCTACGCAATCCAGAGAGTCCACCCTAAGGAGACCCAGCGACGAAAGAAGGCACCGGAGGATAGACAGCTTGAAAAAGACTCCGAAGGCCAGGAAGTCGAGCTTATACATGCCTTTGTCAGTGGCTTACCCTGTGAGGACTTCGAGAGTGTCGCCCGGGTCTAAAGTTTCGTCCCGGTCCGCGCCCGCGACCCCGTGTGGTGCTCTAGTGCCGAATTTGCTTCACTTCAGCCAAAGAGTGTCGGCGACGAGACACGGCTCGCGCTCGTCGCGGTGTGATGAAGAGAACGATCCACTCTTGGACGCAGAGACTGAGACGCGCGCCGATCACAAGTTttaa